The following proteins are co-located in the Apium graveolens cultivar Ventura chromosome 5, ASM990537v1, whole genome shotgun sequence genome:
- the LOC141659605 gene encoding CBS domain-containing protein CBSX6 has translation MAVFLYHVVGDLTVGKPEQVEFTETETVEAAIKAIGESTEGGIAVWKQRKRSVTENADLRQNRFIGILNSLDIVAFLAREESLADQHKALQTPVGQVVVPNNFLLKQLDPATRLIDALEMMKQGVRRLLVPKSIGWRGMSKRFSILYNGKWLKNIDNSSGNNINSVANARPSSSTTIIRDKFCCLSREDVICFLIGCLGALAPLPLSSIDSVGAINLNYCSIEASVPAIEAIRKVPHDPSAVAVVESTPDGEYTIIGDISATKLWKCDYLAAAWALANLSAGQFVMGVEDNPSRLLPGFSVDQIANNGGNNAGPVKQRKFSSRSIGFFSNSSPSFGIGRSMYRGRSAPLTCKVTSSLAAVMAQMLSHRTTHVWVTEAENEDVLVGVVSYGDILAAVTKQPPAAIPETQIS, from the exons ATGGCAGTGTTTCTGTACCATGTAGTGGGAGATCTAACAGTAGGCAAGCCAGAGCAAGTAGAATTTACGGAGACAGAGACGGTGGAGGCAGCAATAAAAGCCATCGGAGAATCAACAGAAGGTGGCATAGCAGTGTGGAAACAGAGGAAGAGATCTGTTACTGAGAATGCTGATTTAAGACAGAACAGGTTCATTGGTATACTTAACTCACTTGATATTGTTGCTTTTTTAGCAAGGGAAGAATCTTTGGCTGATCAACATAAGGCTTTGCAGACTCCTGTTGGTCAGGTTGTTGTTCCTAACAATTTCTTGCTCAAACAACTTGATCCTGCTACTAG ATTAATAGATGCACTCGAGATGATGAAGCAAGGTGTTCGACGTCTCCTTGTTCCTAAAAGTATAGGATGGAGAGGCATGAGCAAGCGATTTTCCATTTTATATAATGGCAAGTGGCTGAAGAACATTGACAATTCTAGCGGCAACAATATCAACTCTGTTGCGAATGCACGCCCATCCTCTTCCACAACCATTATTAGAGACAAGTTTTGTTGCCTGTCGAGAGAGGATGTAATTTGTTTCCTTATTGGCTGCCTTGGTGCCCTAGCACCGCTTCCTCTCTCCTCCATAGACTCTGTTGGAGCCATAAATCTAAATTATTGTTCTATTGAGGCATCTGTCCCGGCAATTGAAGCCATCAGGAAGGTTCCGCATGATCCAAGTGCAGTGGCAGTTGTGGAGTCTACACCAGATGGTGAATATACGATCATTGGAGATATATCAGCCACAAAACTTTGGAAATGTGATTACTTAGCTGCAGCATGGGCACTCGCAAATCTCTCTGCAGGACAGTTTGTGATGGGGGTCGAGGATAATCCCTCAAGATTGCTTCCCGGTTTTTCTGTTGATCAAATAGCCAATAATGGTGGTAACAATGCAGGTCCAGTAAAGCAGAGGAAATTTAGCAGTAGAAGTATCGGCTTCTTCAGCAATTCAAGCCCAAGTTTCGGGATAGGTAGGAGTATGTATCGAGGAAGAAGTGCTCCCTTAACATGTAAAGTAACTAGTTCCTTGGCAGCAGTCATGGCGCAAATGTTATCTCACAGAACAACCCATGTGTGGGTGACTGAGGCCGAAAACGAGGATGTTTTGGTGGGGGTGGTCAGCTATGGTGACATCTTAGCTGCTGTTACCAAACAACCTCCTGCAGCTATACCTGAAACTCAGATATCCTAA
- the LOC141659606 gene encoding uncharacterized protein LOC141659606 isoform X2: protein MSLINCPINNSFIYNNTLCACNPGYLYNTTTKTCSLFQSDATDWARIDSGFDKQDFYSYKIPEVFSLNAITKFTQSQAILLETTLLLLLTWLIFCFLARFGSLGDGRTPWFKIRWWISRLDFMYATRHLLDDQKVVVKRKTELGGTLSIASWILVIGLFATLLYQFLSKRSIEVHNMRATNSPDLASFNNDMEFNITTISSMSCSHFLGIGNLVTGSPGFIAQRVAPLSTFVNYSCHNSTMGPTIVFKCIKCQLIQDYTFISWNFVDRPNDPASAVGFQFNLTMTDHASKKRMSLVSGTLKNGSNMDNKPITFRGVDPNILKFNLFPRIYRNLHDLKLIQPLFHEFLPGSYNSEINPLKDSLQSSTAGVVNVTISINFLSAYVVEIDDEKIMGPVSFLADLGGLYCISVGIFFFLLVQCEYRVKKLRNEDSVMRNIRSKQKAKKNWNKLRKYVKYTWNCSSLDDNYKSLDTDICCTGMKMNSSHKEKSSQKKRLPIKMDTISFNRKVTLPSEKVERKEVHQNVRADKIRTAGGSTLPLPPPPSLEYKAGSDVTLTEIQKQLQVLFEYNMKLRENMDIAQSMINDLTSKGLHPDLDKSSETLHGSRG from the exons ATGAGTCTCATTAATTGTCCAATTAACAACTCATTCATATACAACAACACACTGTGTGCTTGTAATCCAGGTTACCTATACAACACAACTACAAAAACATGTTCACTATTTCAATCTGATGCCACCGATTGGGCACGAATCGATTCCGGTTTCGATAAGCAGGACTTCTACTCCTACAAAATTCCTGAAGTGTTTTCGTTGAATGCGATCACTAAGTTTACTCAATCGCAGGCGATTTTACTTGAAACTACACTCCTTTTGCTGTTGACTTGGTTAATCTTCTGTTTTTTAGCTCGATTCGGTAGTCTTGGTGATGGTAGAACTCCCTGGTTTAAGATTAGGTGGTGGATTAGTCGCTTAGATTTCATGTACGCTACTCGCCATTTGCTG GATGACCAGAAGGTAGTTGTGAAACGTAAAACAGAGCTTGGAGGAACCCTCTCAATTGCAAGTTGGATCCTTGTTATTGGTTTATTTGCTAC GTTGCTCTACCAATTTCTTTCAAAGAGAAGTATTGAGGTGCATAACATGAGAGCAACAAATTCCCCTGATTTGGCTTCCTTCAACAATGATATGGAATTCAATATAACAACAATTTCTAGTATGAGTTGTTCACATTTTCTTGGCATTGGTAATTTAGTTACTGGGAGTCCAGGGTTCATTGCCCAGAGGGTTGCGCCTTTGTCAACTTTTGTAAACTATTCTTGTCATAACTCAACCATGGGACCAACTATAGTTTTTAAATGCATCAAGTGTCAGCTTATTCAAGACTATACGTTTATCTCGTGGAATTTTGTTGATCGTCCAAATGACCCAGCAAGTGCCGTTGGTTTTCAATTTAATCTCACCATGACTGATCATGCCAGTAAAAAACGTATGAGTTTAGTCAGTGGAACATTAAAGAACGGAAGCAATATGGATAATAAACCAATTACTTTCAGAGGAGTTGATCCAAATATATTGAAATTTAATTTGTTTCCTAGGATATACCGTAATTTGCATGATCTGAAACTCATCCAGCCTCTTTTCCATGAGTTTCTTCCTGGTTCATATAACAGTGAGATAAATCCGCTCAAGGACTCCCTTCAAAGCTCTACCGCTGGAGTGGTCAATGTCACAATTTCTATCAATTTTTTGTCTGCTTATGTCGTGGAGATCGATGATGAAAAAATCATGGGGCCTG TGAGCTTCCTTGCAGATCTTGGTGGCCTTTATTGCATTAGTGTCGGCATTTTTTTCTTCTTATTGGTGCAA TGTGAATACAGAGTCAAGAAGCTCCGCAATGAGGATAGCGTAATGAGAAATATCAGAAGTAAACAGAAAGCTAAAAAAAACTGGAATAAA TTGAGAAAATATGTGAAATACACATGGAACTGTAGCTCATTGGATGACAACTATAAAAGTCTCGACACAGACATTTGTTGCACCGGGATGAAGATGAATTCTTCTCATAAAGAAAAATCGTCACAAAAGAAAAGGCTGCCTATCAAAATGGACACAATTAGCTTCAATAGAAAAGTCACCTTACCCAGTGAAAAG GTTGAGAGGAAGGAGGTGCATCAGAATGTCAGAGCTGATAAAATTCGTACAGCTGGGGGTAGTACCCTTCCTCTTCCTCCACCACCTTCATTAG AATATAAAGCTGGTTCTGACGTAACCCTAACTGAAATCCAAAAGCAACTTCAAGTTTTGTTTGAATACAATATGAAATTGAGAGAGAATATGGACATTGCACAGTCTATGATCAATGATTTAACATCAAAAGGTTTACATCCGGACCTGGATAAATCAAGTGAGACATTGCATGGATCACGTGGGTGA
- the LOC141659606 gene encoding uncharacterized protein LOC141659606 isoform X1 yields the protein MSLINCPINNSFIYNNTLCACNPGYLYNTTTKTCSLFQSDATDWARIDSGFDKQDFYSYKIPEVFSLNAITKFTQSQAILLETTLLLLLTWLIFCFLARFGSLGDGRTPWFKIRWWISRLDFMYATRHLLDDQKVVVKRKTELGGTLSIASWILVIGLFATLLYQFLSKRSIEVHNMRATNSPDLASFNNDMEFNITTISSMSCSHFLGIGNLVTGSPGFIAQRVAPLSTFVNYSCHNSTMGPTIVFKCIKCQLIQDYTFISWNFVDRPNDPASAVGFQFNLTMTDHASKKRMSLVSGTLKNGSNMDNKPITFRGVDPNILKFNLFPRIYRNLHDLKLIQPLFHEFLPGSYNSEINPLKDSLQSSTAGVVNVTISINFLSAYVVEIDDEKIMGPVSFLADLGGLYCISVGIFFFLLVQCEYRVKKLRNEDSVMRNIRSKQKAKKNWNKLRKYVKYTWNCSSLDDNYKSLDTDICCTGMKMNSSHKEKSSQKKRLPIKMDTISFNRKVTLPSEKVERKEVHQNVRADKIRTAGGSTLPLPPPPSLAEYKAGSDVTLTEIQKQLQVLFEYNMKLRENMDIAQSMINDLTSKGLHPDLDKSSETLHGSRG from the exons ATGAGTCTCATTAATTGTCCAATTAACAACTCATTCATATACAACAACACACTGTGTGCTTGTAATCCAGGTTACCTATACAACACAACTACAAAAACATGTTCACTATTTCAATCTGATGCCACCGATTGGGCACGAATCGATTCCGGTTTCGATAAGCAGGACTTCTACTCCTACAAAATTCCTGAAGTGTTTTCGTTGAATGCGATCACTAAGTTTACTCAATCGCAGGCGATTTTACTTGAAACTACACTCCTTTTGCTGTTGACTTGGTTAATCTTCTGTTTTTTAGCTCGATTCGGTAGTCTTGGTGATGGTAGAACTCCCTGGTTTAAGATTAGGTGGTGGATTAGTCGCTTAGATTTCATGTACGCTACTCGCCATTTGCTG GATGACCAGAAGGTAGTTGTGAAACGTAAAACAGAGCTTGGAGGAACCCTCTCAATTGCAAGTTGGATCCTTGTTATTGGTTTATTTGCTAC GTTGCTCTACCAATTTCTTTCAAAGAGAAGTATTGAGGTGCATAACATGAGAGCAACAAATTCCCCTGATTTGGCTTCCTTCAACAATGATATGGAATTCAATATAACAACAATTTCTAGTATGAGTTGTTCACATTTTCTTGGCATTGGTAATTTAGTTACTGGGAGTCCAGGGTTCATTGCCCAGAGGGTTGCGCCTTTGTCAACTTTTGTAAACTATTCTTGTCATAACTCAACCATGGGACCAACTATAGTTTTTAAATGCATCAAGTGTCAGCTTATTCAAGACTATACGTTTATCTCGTGGAATTTTGTTGATCGTCCAAATGACCCAGCAAGTGCCGTTGGTTTTCAATTTAATCTCACCATGACTGATCATGCCAGTAAAAAACGTATGAGTTTAGTCAGTGGAACATTAAAGAACGGAAGCAATATGGATAATAAACCAATTACTTTCAGAGGAGTTGATCCAAATATATTGAAATTTAATTTGTTTCCTAGGATATACCGTAATTTGCATGATCTGAAACTCATCCAGCCTCTTTTCCATGAGTTTCTTCCTGGTTCATATAACAGTGAGATAAATCCGCTCAAGGACTCCCTTCAAAGCTCTACCGCTGGAGTGGTCAATGTCACAATTTCTATCAATTTTTTGTCTGCTTATGTCGTGGAGATCGATGATGAAAAAATCATGGGGCCTG TGAGCTTCCTTGCAGATCTTGGTGGCCTTTATTGCATTAGTGTCGGCATTTTTTTCTTCTTATTGGTGCAA TGTGAATACAGAGTCAAGAAGCTCCGCAATGAGGATAGCGTAATGAGAAATATCAGAAGTAAACAGAAAGCTAAAAAAAACTGGAATAAA TTGAGAAAATATGTGAAATACACATGGAACTGTAGCTCATTGGATGACAACTATAAAAGTCTCGACACAGACATTTGTTGCACCGGGATGAAGATGAATTCTTCTCATAAAGAAAAATCGTCACAAAAGAAAAGGCTGCCTATCAAAATGGACACAATTAGCTTCAATAGAAAAGTCACCTTACCCAGTGAAAAG GTTGAGAGGAAGGAGGTGCATCAGAATGTCAGAGCTGATAAAATTCGTACAGCTGGGGGTAGTACCCTTCCTCTTCCTCCACCACCTTCATTAG CAGAATATAAAGCTGGTTCTGACGTAACCCTAACTGAAATCCAAAAGCAACTTCAAGTTTTGTTTGAATACAATATGAAATTGAGAGAGAATATGGACATTGCACAGTCTATGATCAATGATTTAACATCAAAAGGTTTACATCCGGACCTGGATAAATCAAGTGAGACATTGCATGGATCACGTGGGTGA
- the LOC141659606 gene encoding uncharacterized protein LOC141659606 isoform X3, with protein MASKSLESKDDQKVVVKRKTELGGTLSIASWILVIGLFATLLYQFLSKRSIEVHNMRATNSPDLASFNNDMEFNITTISSMSCSHFLGIGNLVTGSPGFIAQRVAPLSTFVNYSCHNSTMGPTIVFKCIKCQLIQDYTFISWNFVDRPNDPASAVGFQFNLTMTDHASKKRMSLVSGTLKNGSNMDNKPITFRGVDPNILKFNLFPRIYRNLHDLKLIQPLFHEFLPGSYNSEINPLKDSLQSSTAGVVNVTISINFLSAYVVEIDDEKIMGPVSFLADLGGLYCISVGIFFFLLVQCEYRVKKLRNEDSVMRNIRSKQKAKKNWNKLRKYVKYTWNCSSLDDNYKSLDTDICCTGMKMNSSHKEKSSQKKRLPIKMDTISFNRKVTLPSEKVERKEVHQNVRADKIRTAGGSTLPLPPPPSLAEYKAGSDVTLTEIQKQLQVLFEYNMKLRENMDIAQSMINDLTSKGLHPDLDKSSETLHGSRG; from the exons ATGGCTTCAAAATCACTGGAAAGTAAG GATGACCAGAAGGTAGTTGTGAAACGTAAAACAGAGCTTGGAGGAACCCTCTCAATTGCAAGTTGGATCCTTGTTATTGGTTTATTTGCTAC GTTGCTCTACCAATTTCTTTCAAAGAGAAGTATTGAGGTGCATAACATGAGAGCAACAAATTCCCCTGATTTGGCTTCCTTCAACAATGATATGGAATTCAATATAACAACAATTTCTAGTATGAGTTGTTCACATTTTCTTGGCATTGGTAATTTAGTTACTGGGAGTCCAGGGTTCATTGCCCAGAGGGTTGCGCCTTTGTCAACTTTTGTAAACTATTCTTGTCATAACTCAACCATGGGACCAACTATAGTTTTTAAATGCATCAAGTGTCAGCTTATTCAAGACTATACGTTTATCTCGTGGAATTTTGTTGATCGTCCAAATGACCCAGCAAGTGCCGTTGGTTTTCAATTTAATCTCACCATGACTGATCATGCCAGTAAAAAACGTATGAGTTTAGTCAGTGGAACATTAAAGAACGGAAGCAATATGGATAATAAACCAATTACTTTCAGAGGAGTTGATCCAAATATATTGAAATTTAATTTGTTTCCTAGGATATACCGTAATTTGCATGATCTGAAACTCATCCAGCCTCTTTTCCATGAGTTTCTTCCTGGTTCATATAACAGTGAGATAAATCCGCTCAAGGACTCCCTTCAAAGCTCTACCGCTGGAGTGGTCAATGTCACAATTTCTATCAATTTTTTGTCTGCTTATGTCGTGGAGATCGATGATGAAAAAATCATGGGGCCTG TGAGCTTCCTTGCAGATCTTGGTGGCCTTTATTGCATTAGTGTCGGCATTTTTTTCTTCTTATTGGTGCAA TGTGAATACAGAGTCAAGAAGCTCCGCAATGAGGATAGCGTAATGAGAAATATCAGAAGTAAACAGAAAGCTAAAAAAAACTGGAATAAA TTGAGAAAATATGTGAAATACACATGGAACTGTAGCTCATTGGATGACAACTATAAAAGTCTCGACACAGACATTTGTTGCACCGGGATGAAGATGAATTCTTCTCATAAAGAAAAATCGTCACAAAAGAAAAGGCTGCCTATCAAAATGGACACAATTAGCTTCAATAGAAAAGTCACCTTACCCAGTGAAAAG GTTGAGAGGAAGGAGGTGCATCAGAATGTCAGAGCTGATAAAATTCGTACAGCTGGGGGTAGTACCCTTCCTCTTCCTCCACCACCTTCATTAG CAGAATATAAAGCTGGTTCTGACGTAACCCTAACTGAAATCCAAAAGCAACTTCAAGTTTTGTTTGAATACAATATGAAATTGAGAGAGAATATGGACATTGCACAGTCTATGATCAATGATTTAACATCAAAAGGTTTACATCCGGACCTGGATAAATCAAGTGAGACATTGCATGGATCACGTGGGTGA
- the LOC141659609 gene encoding phosphate transporter PHO1 homolog 3-like, with protein MKFGKELKSQMVPEWQEAYMDYEFLKNLLKDIQHFRQKTRPPPAHPPGLPRALTHYRAFSGLTSLQRSISLRSASHQHHEDLESQAILVNNVKRSDGEDGYQTTFLRASEDGGEYELVYFKRLDEEFNKVNMFYKAKVDEVMKEADELNKQMNALIAFRIKVEDPKHAWFEAAVDVDNLVSDVASSTNALSASVSSFGRRHSKRIADHMEQIDEDKSIRMTRSKSSSSTHHYSKEEKHSSNQVVPEVSITGRPASLEILNRVTFNKAADTPLPTIKGVLNVPIQTDLKFSTENLSKIEDQLKKAFIEFHHKLRLLKSYSFLNILAFSKIMKKYDKITSRSASKAYLKTVDNSYIGSSDEVITKLLDRVEATFIKHFANANRKKGLSTLRPKARREKHRVSASLGFFAGCTLALVFSLILTIRTRNLFEKEGRGRYMETMFPLYSFFGFIVLHMLFYAGNIYFWKKYKINYQFIFGFKAGTELGYREVLLVSFGLSVLALASIHANLDMEMDPKTNDYKQLTELVPLILFIITFAILICPFNIIYRSSRYFFLTCVIHVFLAPLYKVVLSDFFVGDQLTSQVQAFRSVEFYICYYSSGDYKLRQHNCNRNDAYNTFSYILAAIPFWWRMLQCVRRFFEEKDAVQGWNSLKYFSIVVSFVTRTAYSKNDSTEWYVIAWITSVVAGVVATYWDIVFDWGLLNRKSTNPWLRDKLLVPYKSVYFAAIALNVLLRFSWIQMVLDLNVSFLHRQSMIAIIAILEITRRGVWNFFRLENEHLNNIGKYRAFKSVPLPFNYEDDEDDD; from the exons ATGAAGTTCGGAAAAGAGTTGAAGTCACAAATGGTGCCGGAATGGCAAGAAGCATACATGGATTACGAAtttctgaagaatcttctgaaAGATATTCAACATTTTCGACAAAAAACTAGGCCTCCACCTGCTCATCCACCGGGACTACCGCGAGCTTTAACACACTACAGAGCTTTCAGTGGACTAACTTCATTACAGAGAAGCATTTCTCTGAGAAGTGCAAGTCACCAACATCACGAAGACCTCGAAAGCCAGGCGATTCTAGTGAACAATGTGAAGAGATCGGATGGAGAAGATGGCTATCAAACCACGTTTCTTAGGGCTTCGGAGGATGGAGGAGAGTATGAGCTTGTCTACTTCAAAAGACTTGATGAGGAGTTTAATAAAGTTAATATGTTTTATAAGGCTAAAGTTGATGAGGTTATGAAGGAGGCTGATGAATTGAATAAGCAAATGAATGCTTTGATTGCTTTTCGGATTAAAGTTGAGGATCCGAAACATGCTTGGTTTGAAGCTGCTGTTGATGTGGATAATCTGGTTTCAGATGTTGCATCTTCTACTAATGCTCTATCAGCTTCAGTTTCTTCGTTCGGGAGGAGGCACAGCA AACGGATTGCTGATCACATGGAACAAATTGACGAAGATAAATCAATTAGGATGACGAGATCAAAATCATCGTCGTCAACTCATCATTACTCTAAAGAAGAGAAGCATTCATCAAACCAGGTTGTTCCGGAAGTGAGTATCACTGGTAGACCAGCTTCACTCGAGATACTTAACCGTGTGACATTCAACAAAGCGGCTGATACGCCTCTTCCAACTATCAAAGGCGTCCTTAACGTTCCAATTCAGACGGATTTGAAATTCAGTACAGAAAACCTCAGTAAGATCGAGGATCAACTCAAAAAGGCCTTTATCGAGTTTCATCACAAGCTTAGGCTTCTCAAAAGCTACAG CTTCTTGAATATTTTAGCATTCTCGAAGATCATGAAAAAATATGACAAG ATTACTTCCAGAAGTGCGTCCAAGGCCTACCTAAAAACAGTTGATAACTCCTACATAGGCAGCTCGGATGAG GTAATCACGAAGCTCCTGGACAGAGTTGAAGCGACGTTCATTAAGCATTTTGCTAATGCAAATAGGAAGAAAGGGCTTAGCACACTGAGACCGAAAGCCAGAAGAGAAAAACATAGAGTATCTGCTTCTTTAG GTTTCTTTGCTGGATGTACATTAGCTCTTGTCTTCTCCCTCATTCTGACTATACGAACTCGAAACCTTTTTGAGAAAGAAGGTCGTGGACGGTACATGGAAACCATGTTTCCACTATACAG CTTTTTCGGGTTCATTGTTCTGCACATGCTGTTCTATGCTGGGAACATCTATTTCTGGAAGAAGTACAAGATAAATTATCAGTTCATATTCGGGTTCAAGGCGGGAACTGAATTAGGCTATCGAGAAGTGCTGCTAGTGAGTTTCGGTCTTTCTGTGCTGGCATTAGCAAGCATTCATGCAAATCTTGACATGGAAATGGACCCCAAAACTAATGACTACAAACAACTTACTGAGCTTGTTCCTCTAATTTTGTTCATT ATTACATTTGCTATACTGATCTGTCCATTCAACATCATATATCGCTCTAGTCGCTACTTCTTTCTTACGTGTGTAATACACGTTTTCCTTGCTCCTTTGTACAAG GTTGTGCTTTCGGATTTTTTCGTGGGTGATCAACTTACGAGCCAGGTTCAGGCTTTCAGAAGTGTCGAGTTTTACATCTGCTACTACAGTTCAGGTGACTACAAACTTAGGCAGCATAACTGCAACAGAAACGACGCTTACAACACATTCAGTTACATTTTAGCCGCGATTCCATTTTGGTGGCGAATGCTGCAG TGTGTGAGACGATTCTTCGAGGAAAAAGATGCTGTTCAAGGATGGAACTCACTGAAATATTTTTCGATAGTTGTTTCATTTGTTACAAGAACAGCATACAGCAAAAATGACAGCACTGAGTGGTATGTAATAGCCTGGATTACCTCTGTAGTTGCTGGTGTTGTTGCGACGTACTGGGACATTGTTTTCGACTGGGGACTTCTCAATCGAAAATCGACTAACCCTTGGTTGAGAGACAAACTCCTCGTCCCCTACAAAAGTGTGTACTTTGCAGCCATT GCTTTGAATGTGTTGCTGAGGTTTTCTTGGATTCAAATGGTTCTAGACTTGAATGTTTCGTTTCTACATAGACAAAGTATGATCGCGATTATAGCAATTTTAGAAATTACTCGACGAGGTGTTTGGAATTTCTTCAG GTTGGAGAACGAGCACCTGAACAATATAGGCAAATACCGTGCATTTAAATCAGTACCTCTACCATTCAACTACGAAGACGATGAAGATGACGATTAG